The following proteins are encoded in a genomic region of Mycobacterium sp. 155:
- a CDS encoding type II toxin-antitoxin system PemK/MazF family toxin — translation MRGEVFRLDAARGSRGHEQSGSRYAIVVQSDLLPLSTWIVALTSTSARAASFRPEVEIGGVNTRVLAEQAAAVDPGRLGGSVGFLNFDEMRRVDAALRIVFDL, via the coding sequence GTGCGTGGTGAGGTCTTTCGGTTGGATGCCGCGCGGGGGAGCCGCGGTCACGAACAGTCCGGCTCGCGCTACGCCATAGTCGTTCAGTCGGATCTGCTGCCGCTGTCGACCTGGATCGTTGCGCTAACGTCCACGTCGGCTCGTGCCGCCAGCTTTCGTCCCGAGGTTGAAATCGGCGGCGTTAACACCAGGGTGCTTGCCGAGCAGGCTGCGGCGGTGGACCCTGGCCGGCTCGGCGGAAGCGTCGGGTTCCTCAATTTCGACGAGATGCGTCGTGTTGATGCGGCACTGCGCATCGTCTTTGATCTCTAA
- a CDS encoding YaeQ family protein: MALSATVFKVELGVSDVDHGYYADHALTVARHPSETDERMVVRLLAFGLRAHRLSDVDGELAFGAGLSTPGVPDLRLADYTGRILEWINVGQPDERALSKAASQADQVLLFPFAAGVATWWRTVGPKVAGLPNLSVVQIPHASVQQLAQTVDRRVSAQVMVIEGQVTMTIGGVDVTFTPEPLE; this comes from the coding sequence GTGGCCCTTTCTGCAACAGTATTCAAAGTCGAACTTGGCGTCTCCGATGTCGATCACGGTTACTATGCCGATCACGCGCTGACCGTGGCCCGTCATCCCAGTGAGACCGATGAGCGGATGGTGGTGCGGTTGTTGGCTTTTGGGCTTCGCGCACACCGACTCAGCGACGTCGACGGTGAGTTGGCGTTCGGGGCAGGCCTGTCCACCCCTGGCGTACCGGACTTGCGGCTCGCCGACTACACCGGCCGGATCCTGGAGTGGATCAACGTCGGCCAGCCCGACGAACGCGCCTTGAGCAAGGCGGCCAGCCAGGCCGACCAGGTGCTGCTCTTCCCGTTCGCCGCCGGCGTGGCCACCTGGTGGCGCACCGTCGGCCCCAAAGTGGCGGGGCTGCCAAACCTCTCGGTGGTGCAGATACCGCACGCATCGGTGCAGCAACTGGCCCAGACTGTCGATCGACGGGTCTCGGCACAAGTGATGGTGATCGAAGGTCAGGTGACGATGACCATAGGCGGAGTCGACGTCACCTTCACACCCGAGCCATTGGAGTGA
- a CDS encoding dihydrofolate reductase family protein has product MGKLIYGFNVSVDGYIADAQGNIGWTDPSEELHQYWNDFERETALSFYGRRLYELMSAYWPTADEAPDATPLIVDFARIWRGMPKVVFSRTLESVDWNSRLERGDPVEVVTKLKAETDGTLEVAGATLAAPIVQAGLVDEYRIVVAPTVVGGGTPFFPPLPSWISLRLLENRTFPGGTVLLRYEAKHN; this is encoded by the coding sequence ATGGGCAAACTAATCTATGGCTTCAACGTGTCAGTGGACGGGTACATCGCCGACGCACAAGGCAACATCGGCTGGACCGATCCGAGCGAAGAACTGCACCAGTACTGGAACGACTTCGAGCGTGAGACCGCCCTGTCGTTCTACGGCCGGCGGCTCTACGAACTGATGTCCGCGTACTGGCCCACTGCCGACGAGGCTCCGGATGCCACCCCTTTGATCGTTGACTTCGCTCGCATCTGGCGCGGTATGCCCAAGGTCGTGTTCTCGCGCACCCTCGAGTCCGTCGACTGGAACTCCCGCCTGGAACGCGGCGACCCGGTCGAGGTGGTGACGAAGCTGAAAGCCGAAACCGACGGCACCCTGGAGGTGGCCGGCGCGACGCTGGCGGCACCAATCGTGCAGGCCGGGCTCGTGGACGAATACCGAATCGTGGTCGCGCCCACCGTCGTAGGCGGCGGCACCCCGTTTTTCCCACCCTTGCCGTCATGGATCTCGTTGCGACTGTTGGAGAACCGCACCTTCCCGGGTGGCACGGTCCTGCTGCGCTACGAGGCGAAACACAACTGA
- a CDS encoding type II toxin-antitoxin system PemK/MazF family toxin produces MGAIPGRASRLGRTGLIWRGEVYHVDLGQPVGHEPAFRRPAVVVSVDILNNGPGGLVVVVPITTAGYGLRSHVELEPASGGLGHISYARCDQLRVVSVERLASRQGMISPEQMQAIDQALRFVLDL; encoded by the coding sequence ATGGGAGCAATACCTGGCCGAGCGTCACGATTGGGACGCACTGGCTTGATCTGGCGGGGGGAGGTCTATCACGTCGATCTCGGCCAACCGGTCGGACACGAGCCAGCCTTTCGCCGCCCGGCGGTGGTGGTGTCGGTCGACATTCTCAACAACGGACCGGGCGGCCTCGTGGTCGTCGTCCCAATTACTACCGCTGGGTACGGCCTGCGAAGCCATGTTGAACTCGAGCCGGCGAGCGGCGGGCTGGGCCACATTTCCTACGCTCGCTGCGATCAGCTGCGAGTGGTCTCCGTTGAACGACTGGCATCTCGCCAGGGAATGATTAGTCCAGAACAGATGCAAGCCATTGACCAAGCACTGCGCTTCGTCCTAGATCTGTAG
- a CDS encoding GMC family oxidoreductase, with product MSTIVKPVDVLVVGAGPSGAVVSHTAAAAGLDVICLEQGDWVNPNDFPANHPEWELLIQHDWAHDPNVRQLPSDYPVDVTESDMWPVMFNAVGGSSIYYGAEWPRLVPSDFRVKSLDGVADDWPISYDDLKPYHDEVDAFIGVAGVGGDTAYPDGLAYPLPPNPLGKAGVKAAESANKLGWHWWPGTNAIASQKFKTLEQCGRWGTCEWGCPQGAKASFDLIYMPQAVQLGAQVITGARVRKICTGADGLATGAEYIDRNGSVVFQPARVVILCANGIGTSRLLLMSADETHPDGLANSSGLVGRNLMLHPNCSALGFYDEPLDSWQGPAGQLIHSLQFYETDKSRGFLRGSKCQVLPTPGPLNAIEAHRDFDFDDVWGPAVHDIARSAQNGILWAANTEDLPEEHNRVTLSPDLVDSDGLPAPKIEYRISDNTRALLRWTVDRLVELHKAGGATKIITQELWVDQPGHLLGTARMGDDPATSVVDSFGRSHDVQNLFIADGSIFVTSGSANPTSTITALALRVGRKVVEQLSGKA from the coding sequence ATGTCGACAATAGTCAAACCGGTAGATGTCCTGGTCGTCGGCGCCGGTCCGTCGGGGGCGGTGGTCAGTCACACGGCTGCAGCAGCGGGGCTCGACGTCATCTGCTTGGAACAGGGAGATTGGGTAAATCCCAATGACTTTCCCGCCAATCATCCGGAGTGGGAACTGCTCATTCAGCACGACTGGGCGCATGACCCCAATGTTCGACAACTGCCCTCCGACTATCCGGTCGATGTCACCGAATCAGACATGTGGCCGGTCATGTTCAACGCAGTGGGCGGCAGCTCGATCTACTACGGCGCAGAGTGGCCACGGTTGGTTCCCTCGGACTTCCGGGTCAAGTCACTCGACGGTGTCGCCGACGACTGGCCCATCAGTTACGACGACCTCAAGCCTTACCACGATGAGGTCGACGCATTCATCGGTGTAGCGGGTGTTGGCGGCGACACTGCCTACCCGGACGGGTTGGCCTACCCATTGCCGCCCAACCCTCTAGGCAAGGCCGGTGTCAAGGCCGCCGAATCAGCGAACAAACTGGGCTGGCATTGGTGGCCCGGTACCAACGCGATCGCCAGTCAGAAATTCAAAACCCTTGAACAGTGCGGGCGTTGGGGTACCTGTGAATGGGGATGCCCGCAAGGCGCCAAAGCATCGTTCGATCTGATCTACATGCCGCAAGCCGTACAACTCGGTGCGCAGGTGATAACCGGTGCGCGGGTGCGCAAAATCTGTACGGGTGCCGACGGGTTGGCAACCGGAGCCGAGTACATCGACCGCAATGGAAGCGTGGTGTTTCAGCCGGCCCGCGTAGTCATACTGTGCGCCAATGGAATTGGCACCTCGCGTCTCCTGCTGATGTCCGCGGACGAGACTCATCCCGACGGCTTGGCAAACTCGTCAGGCCTCGTCGGACGGAACCTCATGCTGCACCCGAACTGCTCGGCGCTGGGTTTCTACGACGAGCCGCTGGACAGCTGGCAGGGACCTGCCGGTCAACTGATCCATTCGCTGCAGTTCTACGAGACCGACAAGTCCCGCGGATTCCTCCGCGGATCGAAGTGTCAGGTGTTGCCGACCCCTGGTCCGCTGAATGCGATAGAGGCCCATCGCGACTTCGACTTCGATGATGTGTGGGGGCCAGCCGTGCACGACATCGCCCGGTCGGCTCAAAACGGGATCCTGTGGGCGGCCAATACCGAGGATCTTCCTGAGGAGCACAACCGTGTCACGTTGTCGCCCGATCTCGTCGACTCCGACGGTCTGCCTGCACCAAAGATCGAGTACCGCATCAGTGATAACACGCGAGCGCTGCTCCGGTGGACCGTGGACAGGCTGGTCGAGCTGCATAAAGCAGGAGGCGCGACAAAAATCATCACCCAGGAGCTCTGGGTAGACCAACCTGGCCACCTGCTCGGGACGGCCCGAATGGGCGACGACCCGGCCACATCCGTCGTCGATTCCTTCGGCAGGTCCCATGACGTGCAGAACCTCTTCATCGCCGATGGCAGCATCTTCGTCACCTCCGGATCGGCGAATCCGACCAGCACCATCACCGCGCTGGCGCTGCGAGTGGGTCGCAAGGTCGTCGAACAGCTATCCGGAAAGGCCTGA
- a CDS encoding DUF4304 domain-containing protein, whose amino-acid sequence MVEGTADGSLQRAYEAMVSADVGPFLRARGFDVSGTSFERERGPLYDTINFQDDWHNGTMSWHGFFVNVGIGSAEIDTACPGYERMGSCFVGKS is encoded by the coding sequence ATGGTTGAGGGGACAGCCGACGGATCACTACAACGGGCTTACGAAGCGATGGTTTCTGCCGATGTCGGCCCCTTCCTGCGGGCGCGGGGCTTCGACGTATCCGGCACCAGCTTTGAGCGGGAACGGGGACCGCTCTATGACACGATCAACTTTCAGGACGACTGGCATAACGGCACCATGTCGTGGCATGGATTCTTCGTCAACGTGGGCATCGGATCGGCTGAGATCGATACCGCGTGCCCCGGATACGAACGAATGGGATCGTGCTTCGTGGGAAAGTCGTGA
- a CDS encoding helix-turn-helix transcriptional regulator, translating to MRTVDHRREIREFLSSRRARITPQQAGLEVFGSNRRVAGLRREEVAMLTGVSADYYIRLERGNLVGASDSVLDALARALQLDDAERDHLFDLARIDNAERAVKRAASSRVRIKPVVQQVLDAITEAAADIRNERGDIVAANKLGAALYSEMHAETVQPPNVARYTFLNPSARDFFVDWDRAATDVVAVLRAAAGRNPYDKPLSDLVGELSTRSDEFRVRWAAHNVRRHTTGTKHMRHHIVGDIELNYQSFELPGEPGLRLSVFTAEPDTPNQQALRFLASWAATTPTPDSIEAPLSETEQQ from the coding sequence CTGAGAACCGTGGACCACCGCCGCGAAATACGCGAATTCCTGTCCTCTCGACGGGCCCGTATCACCCCCCAACAGGCCGGACTCGAAGTCTTCGGCAGTAACCGGCGTGTGGCCGGGCTACGCCGTGAAGAAGTCGCCATGCTCACCGGGGTATCGGCGGATTACTACATCCGCCTCGAACGCGGCAACCTGGTGGGCGCCTCCGACAGTGTTCTGGACGCCCTCGCCCGCGCGCTGCAACTCGACGACGCCGAACGCGACCACCTGTTCGACCTGGCCCGCATCGACAACGCCGAACGTGCCGTGAAACGTGCGGCGTCGTCGCGGGTCCGGATCAAACCCGTTGTGCAGCAAGTGCTCGACGCGATCACCGAGGCCGCCGCCGACATTCGCAACGAACGCGGCGACATCGTTGCGGCCAACAAGCTCGGTGCAGCACTCTACAGCGAGATGCACGCCGAGACCGTGCAACCACCCAACGTCGCGCGCTACACCTTCCTCAACCCGAGTGCACGCGACTTCTTCGTCGACTGGGACCGCGCCGCCACCGACGTCGTCGCGGTCCTGCGCGCCGCCGCCGGACGCAACCCCTACGACAAGCCACTATCAGACCTGGTCGGCGAACTGTCCACCCGCAGTGACGAATTCCGCGTCCGTTGGGCTGCCCACAACGTGCGGCGCCACACCACAGGCACCAAACACATGCGCCACCACATCGTCGGCGACATCGAACTGAACTACCAGAGCTTCGAACTACCCGGCGAGCCTGGACTGCGCCTGAGCGTCTTCACCGCCGAACCCGACACCCCCAACCAACAAGCGCTGCGCTTCCTCGCCTCCTGGGCCGCCACCACCCCGACGCCCGACAGCATCGAAGCGCCGTTGTCCGAAACTGAACAGCAGTGA
- a CDS encoding aldo/keto reductase, translated as MQTITLNNGVEMPILGFGVYQVPEDKTEHVVAQALDAGYRAIDTAASYQNEQAVGRALASSGIPREELFVTTKLWMEHAGDTATPAAFQRSLDRLGLDYVDLYLIHQPFNDYYGAWRAMEQLLAQGRARAIGVSNFLPDRLVDLIVHNDIVPAVNQIETHVFYQRGDDHRIMNTYGVRHESWGPFAEGRNNMFTDPILTAIAAAHGKSVGQVVLRWLIQREVIVIPKSVRPERMRKNLAVFDFELTAAQMDQIAAMDTATSLFFDHRDPAIVDQFSQRHIDV; from the coding sequence ATGCAGACCATCACCTTGAACAACGGCGTCGAGATGCCGATCCTGGGCTTCGGCGTCTACCAGGTACCCGAAGATAAGACCGAACACGTTGTCGCCCAGGCCCTGGACGCCGGATACCGGGCTATCGACACCGCCGCCTCTTACCAGAACGAGCAGGCCGTCGGACGCGCCCTGGCCAGTAGCGGCATCCCGCGGGAGGAACTGTTCGTCACCACCAAGCTGTGGATGGAACACGCCGGCGACACAGCCACCCCGGCCGCGTTCCAACGCTCCCTGGACCGGCTCGGACTGGACTACGTCGACCTCTATCTCATCCACCAGCCGTTCAACGACTACTACGGGGCGTGGCGAGCCATGGAGCAGCTGCTCGCGCAGGGCCGCGCCCGGGCGATCGGCGTGTCGAACTTCCTGCCCGACCGGCTCGTGGACCTGATCGTGCACAACGACATCGTTCCGGCGGTCAACCAGATCGAGACGCACGTGTTCTACCAACGTGGCGACGACCACCGGATCATGAACACCTACGGTGTGCGCCACGAATCCTGGGGACCGTTCGCCGAGGGCCGCAACAACATGTTCACCGACCCGATCTTGACCGCCATCGCCGCGGCGCACGGCAAATCCGTCGGCCAGGTCGTCCTGCGGTGGCTGATCCAGCGTGAGGTGATCGTGATCCCCAAATCCGTTCGCCCGGAGCGGATGCGGAAGAACCTCGCCGTCTTCGACTTCGAGCTCACCGCCGCGCAGATGGACCAAATCGCGGCGATGGACACGGCCACCAGCCTGTTCTTCGACCACCGCGACCCGGCGATCGTCGACCAGTTCTCCCAACGTCACATCGACGTCTGA
- a CDS encoding GntR family transcriptional regulator, with protein MTTFEPLQHQKTPSAAFIQIREAILTGALPPGTQLREAHIATEMKISRSPVREALSRLEEEGLVEKVAFRGAFVASVSPVTVAEIAQIRVLVEPYVVNLALAGLSASDWKILEGLVAKLDRATDQNNKAAQIETHLAFHRFFYERCGNAQLLALWMSWESKLKLFLILDHEAFADIHGVAAVHTELCEIFRSGDRDRILSAVAHHIHDAPGTEVSDGHAVSSPDV; from the coding sequence GTGACGACGTTCGAGCCGCTCCAACACCAGAAAACGCCGAGTGCGGCGTTCATTCAGATTCGAGAAGCGATTCTCACCGGCGCATTGCCGCCAGGGACACAGTTGCGCGAGGCGCATATCGCCACCGAAATGAAGATCAGCCGGTCTCCGGTTCGAGAAGCACTTAGTCGACTCGAAGAGGAAGGGCTCGTCGAAAAAGTCGCCTTTCGTGGCGCATTCGTCGCTTCCGTCTCCCCGGTTACTGTCGCCGAGATCGCGCAGATCCGGGTCCTCGTCGAGCCGTATGTCGTTAATCTCGCTTTGGCCGGGTTGAGCGCTTCAGACTGGAAAATTCTAGAAGGACTGGTCGCCAAGCTCGATCGGGCCACGGACCAAAACAACAAGGCGGCGCAGATTGAGACCCATTTGGCGTTCCACCGTTTCTTTTACGAGCGGTGTGGCAACGCTCAATTGCTGGCGCTGTGGATGAGCTGGGAATCCAAACTGAAGTTGTTCCTCATCCTCGACCATGAAGCCTTCGCAGATATTCACGGGGTCGCCGCAGTGCACACCGAACTCTGCGAGATCTTCCGGTCCGGGGATCGGGATCGAATCCTCTCAGCGGTCGCCCACCATATCCATGACGCACCCGGAACCGAAGTGTCTGACGGGCACGCGGTTTCCTCCCCCGACGTCTAA
- a CDS encoding aldehyde dehydrogenase family protein, translating into MPPVAQPAASKAVHELVRRAAAVALAMADMARESRAELLDAMASAVEEHRTELVETASLETGFADAKLKGELTRAAFQLRFFGEVLHEGSYLEATIDPFAFSVVGGDTASALAAGCPVIVKAHESHPATSKLSYDILVSAATAYGVPADILGIVFGLHGGAELVAHSAIRVAVSWAQTHAGPWPATNSSHTSVGATAVRRFLRPITFQNAPEAALPEELRDGYSRIPRRIDGVLTPPPPS; encoded by the coding sequence TTGCCCCCGGTCGCCCAACCCGCCGCTTCTAAGGCGGTCCACGAACTGGTTCGGCGGGCCGCGGCGGTGGCGCTGGCAATGGCAGACATGGCACGCGAGTCTCGCGCAGAACTGCTCGACGCAATGGCTTCGGCGGTCGAGGAGCACCGCACTGAACTCGTCGAAACCGCGTCATTGGAAACAGGTTTCGCGGATGCGAAACTGAAGGGCGAGCTGACGCGGGCGGCTTTTCAGTTGAGGTTTTTTGGTGAGGTACTGCATGAGGGCAGCTACCTGGAAGCCACTATCGACCCCTTCGCGTTCTCCGTTGTGGGTGGTGATACCGCCTCAGCTTTGGCCGCGGGGTGTCCGGTGATTGTCAAAGCGCACGAATCCCACCCGGCCACGTCCAAGCTCTCCTACGACATCCTGGTGTCTGCCGCCACCGCCTACGGCGTCCCCGCAGACATTCTGGGTATTGTCTTCGGCTTGCACGGTGGAGCGGAACTGGTCGCGCACAGCGCAATTCGCGTGGCGGTGTCTTGGGCGCAAACCCATGCCGGTCCGTGGCCGGCCACCAATTCCTCACATACCTCTGTCGGCGCGACCGCGGTCCGTAGGTTTCTGCGCCCGATCACATTTCAGAACGCCCCCGAAGCGGCACTCCCCGAAGAGTTGCGCGACGGTTACAGTCGTATTCCACGCCGTATCGACGGGGTGCTGACACCTCCCCCGCCGTCTTAG
- a CDS encoding aldo/keto reductase: MKYIKLRELTVSRIGLGAMGMSHGYTGAGSDDAESIRAIHRALDLGLTFIDTAEIYGPYINEELVGKALKGRRDQVVLATKFGLVSHAGSGAWNLDSSPTNIRTAVEGSLRRLGTDHIDLCYQHRVDPNTPIEDTVGAVAELIGEGKVRHIGLSAAADTTIRRAHATHPITALQSEYSLWTRDLEAEILPTLRELGIGLVPFSPLGRGFLTGAIRSPEQFDDTDFRKNNPRFTGENFTHNLRIADEVKAVADQAGATPAQVALAWLLAQGEDIAPIPGTKRVARVEENIAADAVELSAAQLQALDALTPAAGERYNPEQMAMSER, encoded by the coding sequence ATGAAGTACATCAAACTGCGGGAGCTGACGGTGTCGCGCATCGGTTTGGGGGCGATGGGTATGTCGCACGGCTACACCGGCGCCGGAAGCGACGACGCTGAATCGATCCGTGCCATCCACCGTGCACTCGATCTGGGGCTGACGTTCATCGACACCGCCGAGATCTACGGCCCCTACATCAACGAAGAACTCGTCGGCAAGGCGTTGAAGGGCCGCCGCGACCAAGTGGTGCTGGCCACCAAGTTCGGCCTGGTCTCCCACGCCGGCAGCGGCGCCTGGAACCTCGACAGCAGCCCCACCAACATCCGCACCGCGGTGGAGGGGTCGCTGCGCCGGTTGGGCACCGACCACATCGATTTGTGCTACCAGCACCGGGTCGACCCGAACACCCCGATCGAGGACACGGTGGGGGCGGTCGCTGAACTGATCGGGGAAGGCAAAGTCCGCCACATCGGTTTGTCCGCGGCCGCGGACACGACCATCCGCCGCGCCCACGCGACCCACCCGATCACCGCGTTGCAGTCGGAATACTCGCTGTGGACCCGCGATCTGGAGGCCGAGATTCTGCCCACCTTGCGGGAACTCGGGATCGGGCTGGTGCCGTTCTCCCCGCTGGGACGCGGCTTTTTGACTGGCGCCATCCGCTCACCCGAGCAGTTCGACGACACTGATTTCCGCAAGAACAACCCCCGCTTCACCGGGGAGAATTTCACCCACAACCTGCGTATCGCCGACGAAGTCAAGGCGGTGGCCGATCAGGCCGGGGCGACCCCAGCACAGGTGGCGCTGGCGTGGCTGCTCGCCCAAGGTGAGGATATCGCCCCCATTCCTGGCACCAAACGCGTTGCCCGCGTGGAGGAGAACATCGCCGCCGATGCGGTGGAGCTCAGCGCCGCACAACTGCAGGCCCTCGACGCCCTCACGCCCGCGGCCGGGGAGCGCTACAACCCCGAGCAGATGGCGATGTCCGAACGCTGA
- a CDS encoding metallopeptidase family protein, which produces MDALSEPSLTDPFEGAIDDVLRSLPARLRAAMSNVEIVIEDEPPNGQRLLGLYRGIPLPQRNNEYGGVLPDKISIYRGPITRLAAGNEDRLRGEIRHVVLHEIAHHFGISDERLIELDRY; this is translated from the coding sequence ATGGATGCGCTCTCGGAGCCGAGTCTCACTGATCCGTTCGAAGGTGCGATCGACGACGTGCTGAGATCCTTGCCGGCCAGACTCCGTGCGGCGATGAGCAACGTCGAGATCGTCATCGAGGACGAGCCTCCCAACGGGCAACGGTTACTCGGCCTATACCGCGGCATACCGCTGCCGCAAAGGAACAATGAGTACGGCGGAGTACTTCCCGACAAGATCAGCATCTACCGCGGGCCGATCACCCGGCTCGCTGCCGGCAACGAGGATCGTCTACGTGGTGAGATCAGGCACGTCGTGCTCCACGAGATCGCCCATCACTTCGGGATCAGCGACGAGCGGTTGATCGAACTCGATCGCTACTGA
- a CDS encoding aldehyde dehydrogenase family protein, with translation MDGLVDAAGLVPQPQGALVTFNAPNLPTVANLIDGKWVEGSGDETIDVVNPATGQTITSFRAASVADVDAAVDAARRAQPGWAVLSPRERSHILHAISAEFTDRLAEFTAIEVIDAGKPITAAREEELPDIADSVRHFAGAARQLNAQAATEYVSGTTTFVRREPLGVVAGITPWNYPLWQAVWKIMPALAAGNTVVLKPAELTPLTAVAFAELAQKHLPAGVVNIVNGFGSTVGSALAGHPGVNLVSFTGSTVTGRHIAAAAAARPNKTVLELGGNAPVVVFDDVDFDTAPEKLVGAALYNAGQECMAASRMIVAESVVDKWVDAIIDQLKKIKVGDTTDESTDLGPLISAKQRDRAEALIANRPPHAKVVYGGGRGELPGFFLEPTLIVGLQQDDDLVQQEIFAPVITIQTFTDEADAIEKANAVDFGLAGSVWTRDVGRAMRVVNALNFGNVWINNHLVVAPDLPIGGFNQSGYGKEGGSLGVEEFTRVKQIGISLD, from the coding sequence ATGGACGGCTTGGTTGATGCAGCAGGCCTTGTCCCCCAGCCTCAAGGAGCCCTCGTGACATTCAACGCGCCGAACCTGCCGACGGTCGCCAATCTCATCGACGGTAAGTGGGTCGAGGGTTCGGGTGACGAGACAATCGATGTCGTCAACCCGGCAACAGGACAGACCATCACGAGCTTCCGCGCGGCGAGCGTCGCTGACGTCGACGCTGCGGTGGATGCAGCACGTCGTGCCCAACCTGGCTGGGCTGTCTTGTCGCCTCGCGAACGCTCGCACATCTTGCACGCAATCTCAGCGGAATTCACTGACCGGCTCGCGGAGTTTACTGCGATCGAAGTGATCGACGCGGGCAAGCCAATTACTGCCGCCCGCGAGGAGGAGCTGCCCGATATCGCAGATTCGGTACGTCACTTCGCTGGTGCAGCCCGCCAGCTGAACGCTCAAGCAGCGACCGAATATGTCTCCGGCACAACCACATTCGTGCGTCGTGAGCCGTTGGGTGTGGTCGCCGGCATCACCCCGTGGAACTATCCGCTGTGGCAGGCCGTATGGAAGATCATGCCTGCGCTCGCGGCAGGAAACACCGTCGTCCTCAAGCCTGCAGAGCTGACTCCGCTCACCGCGGTTGCCTTCGCCGAACTTGCGCAGAAACATCTGCCTGCCGGCGTCGTCAACATCGTCAACGGGTTCGGTTCGACTGTGGGCAGTGCTCTGGCCGGCCACCCCGGCGTCAACCTGGTGTCGTTCACCGGCTCCACCGTGACGGGCCGCCACATCGCCGCCGCGGCGGCCGCGCGACCCAACAAGACGGTGCTGGAACTCGGAGGCAACGCCCCCGTCGTCGTGTTCGATGATGTCGATTTCGACACCGCTCCCGAAAAGCTGGTAGGTGCAGCACTTTACAACGCCGGTCAGGAATGTATGGCGGCCTCGCGGATGATTGTGGCCGAGTCGGTCGTAGACAAGTGGGTCGACGCGATCATCGATCAACTGAAGAAGATCAAGGTTGGTGACACCACCGACGAGTCCACGGATCTGGGGCCGCTGATCTCGGCCAAGCAGCGAGACCGTGCTGAAGCGTTGATTGCCAACCGTCCTCCGCATGCGAAAGTTGTCTACGGCGGCGGCCGTGGTGAGCTGCCCGGATTCTTCCTGGAACCGACCCTGATCGTCGGGCTCCAGCAAGATGACGACCTCGTCCAGCAGGAGATCTTCGCACCGGTGATCACGATTCAGACTTTCACCGACGAAGCTGACGCTATTGAGAAGGCCAACGCCGTCGACTTCGGACTGGCGGGATCGGTGTGGACCCGCGACGTGGGCCGTGCCATGCGGGTGGTCAACGCGCTCAACTTCGGAAACGTGTGGATCAACAATCATCTGGTCGTCGCACCAGATCTCCCCATCGGTGGATTCAATCAGTCCGGATACGGGAAGGAAGGCGGCTCCTTGGGAGTCGAAGAATTCACCCGCGTCAAGCAGATCGGGATCTCCCTCGACTGA